ACAACCCAGGTTGAGCAATGTCCAGTTGGTGCGGAACCGGGGCACGAGGAAGAGGATGAAGGCGGCCAATCCGCAGAGGATCGAGGCCCAGGCGAAGGGCACGAGGGTGGTGTGGCCTTTGAGGCCGAACAGCAGGTACTGGAAATACACCATGTGCTCAGTACCGGAGTAGAGCTCCTTGAAAGCCTCGGCGGCCGTCAGGAACAGGTTGAAGCCCATGGTGTAGGCCATCAGCTCCGCGATCTTGAAAATGGCCTCGTCCTTGATGCTGAGCTTGGTGGTCTTCCGCAGCACCTGGAGGAGGATGAGGAGGATGGCGGGTCCCGAGCAGAAGGCCGACGCCAGGAACCGCGGCGCAAGGATGGCGGAATTCCAGAAAGGCCGCGCTGCCAGGCCGTTGTAGAGGTAGGCCGTCACGGTGTGGATGCTCACGGCCATGGGAATGGAGAGCAGCACGAGGGGCAGCACGAGCTTCTTCACATAGTGCCTGTCTGTGTAAGCGCAGAAGAGCAGGTAGGTGACCACGAACCAGTTGAGGAGGAGGTAGAGGTTCAGCACGATCACATCCCAGGCCAGCATGGACTGGGGCCAGTTCAGGCGTCCCACCAGCGGGATGATGTGCCAGAAGCGGTCGGGCCGGCCGATGTCCACCATCACGAACCCGAGGCACATGATGAGGGCGCTGATGGCGAGCATCTCGCCCAGGATGGTGATCTCCTTGATGGGCTCCCAGTCGTAGACATAGGCGGGGATGACCAGCATGATGGCCGCCGCTGCCACGCCCACCAGGAAGGTGAAGTTGCCGATGTAGAAGCCCCAGGACACCTGGTCCCGCATCCGCGTGACGATCAGCCCCTCGTTGACCTGGCCGATGTAGGCGCCGGTGCCGATGGCGATGAGCAGCAGCAGGAAGGCAATCCAGGCGTAGTAGTAGCGGTTGCCCCGGGTGATGAGTCGGAGCGTGTCGGTGATGAACTGCCAGAAATTCCGCAGCATGGCCTCAGACTCCGTAGAAATAGAAGAAGTTGGGTTGGGTATTCAGTTCTTCCTTGAGCTTGAAGACGCGCTTGTTCTCGAGGACATAGCGAATCTCGCTGGTCTTGTCGAGCAGGTTGCCGAACTTGCGCGAGCCCGTGGGGCAGATCTCCACGCAGGCCGGGTAGAGGCCCTTGCGGGTGCGCTGGATGCAGAAGGTGCACTTCTCGACGACGCCCTTGGGCCGCGGGCGGTTGCCGAGGTAGTGTGTGT
The window above is part of the Geothrix sp. genome. Proteins encoded here:
- the dsrP gene encoding sulfate reduction electron transfer complex DsrMKJOP subunit DsrP gives rise to the protein MLRNFWQFITDTLRLITRGNRYYYAWIAFLLLLIAIGTGAYIGQVNEGLIVTRMRDQVSWGFYIGNFTFLVGVAAAAIMLVIPAYVYDWEPIKEITILGEMLAISALIMCLGFVMVDIGRPDRFWHIIPLVGRLNWPQSMLAWDVIVLNLYLLLNWFVVTYLLFCAYTDRHYVKKLVLPLVLLSIPMAVSIHTVTAYLYNGLAARPFWNSAILAPRFLASAFCSGPAILLILLQVLRKTTKLSIKDEAIFKIAELMAYTMGFNLFLTAAEAFKELYSGTEHMVYFQYLLFGLKGHTTLVPFAWASILCGLAAFILFLVPRFRTNWTLLNLGCVLIYASVYIEKGMGLIIPGLTPDALGEIYVYRPSYTEVAVAAGIFAIGFLVFTLMLKAAVPMMLGEFTLTRGRRRLDAPEADPV